One segment of Pantoea sp. Lij88 DNA contains the following:
- the ybaL gene encoding YbaL family putative K(+) efflux transporter, with protein sequence MHHTTPLITTIVGALVLAFLLGMLAHRLRISPLVGYLLAGVLAGPFTPGFVADTNLAPELAELGVILLMFGVGLHFSMKDLMSVKSIAIPGAIAQIAVATLLGMGLSWTLGWSWMTGLVFGLCLSTASTVVLLRALEERQLIDSQRGQIAIGWLIVEDLVMVLTLVLLPAIAGMMEQGNASAGLLAWDLLWTIGKVAAFMVLMMVVGRRAVPWILARSAATGSRELFTLAVLALALGIAFGAVEFFDVSFALGAFFAGMVLNESELSHRAARDTLPLRDAFAVLFFVSVGMLFDPSILVTQPLAVLGALVIIVVGKSVAAWLLVSLLGHSRRTALTISVSLAQIGEFAFILAGLGISLGLLNDEGRNLVLAAAILSIMLNPILFTLLERFLAKTETMEEQTLEEAIEEEKQIPVDFCNHAVIVGYGRVGSLIGQKLLEANVPLVVVENSRTRVEALREQGIKAVLGNAARADTMELARLDCARWLLLTIPNGYEAGEVVTAAREKHKNIEIIARAHYDDEVEYIMERGATRVVMGEREIASSMLQILQDEMTQGEDLQPCDVVR encoded by the coding sequence ATGCATCACACCACACCGTTGATCACTACTATCGTCGGAGCACTGGTTCTGGCTTTTCTCCTTGGGATGCTTGCCCACCGTCTGCGTATCTCCCCGCTGGTAGGTTACCTGCTTGCAGGCGTGCTGGCTGGCCCCTTTACCCCAGGCTTTGTTGCTGATACCAATCTGGCCCCTGAACTGGCAGAACTCGGCGTTATCCTGCTGATGTTCGGTGTCGGCCTGCACTTCTCAATGAAAGATCTGATGTCGGTAAAGTCGATCGCCATTCCCGGTGCCATCGCGCAAATCGCGGTCGCGACGTTACTGGGAATGGGATTGTCATGGACGCTGGGATGGTCGTGGATGACCGGACTGGTGTTTGGTCTCTGTCTCTCTACCGCCAGTACCGTGGTGTTACTGCGCGCGTTAGAGGAGCGACAGCTGATTGACAGCCAGCGCGGGCAGATTGCGATTGGCTGGCTGATTGTCGAAGATCTGGTGATGGTGCTGACGCTGGTACTGCTGCCTGCCATTGCCGGCATGATGGAACAGGGCAACGCCAGCGCCGGGCTGCTGGCCTGGGATCTGCTGTGGACCATCGGCAAAGTCGCCGCCTTTATGGTGCTGATGATGGTGGTGGGACGCCGTGCGGTGCCCTGGATCCTCGCCCGCAGCGCCGCTACGGGTTCGCGTGAGCTGTTTACGCTGGCGGTGTTAGCGCTGGCGCTGGGCATCGCCTTTGGGGCAGTTGAGTTCTTCGATGTGTCGTTTGCCCTGGGCGCCTTCTTCGCCGGTATGGTGCTGAACGAGTCAGAACTGAGCCACCGTGCTGCGCGCGATACCCTGCCGCTGCGCGATGCCTTTGCCGTGCTGTTCTTTGTCTCCGTCGGCATGCTGTTCGACCCGTCGATTCTGGTGACGCAGCCGCTGGCGGTGCTGGGTGCGCTGGTGATTATTGTGGTCGGCAAATCGGTGGCCGCCTGGCTGCTGGTGTCGCTGCTCGGCCATTCGCGTCGCACGGCGCTGACCATTTCGGTCAGCCTGGCGCAGATTGGTGAGTTCGCCTTTATTCTGGCGGGTCTGGGTATCTCGCTGGGCCTGCTGAATGATGAGGGCCGCAACCTGGTGCTGGCCGCTGCCATCCTGTCGATTATGCTCAACCCGATTCTGTTTACCCTGCTGGAGCGTTTCCTGGCGAAAACAGAGACGATGGAAGAGCAGACGCTGGAAGAGGCGATTGAAGAAGAGAAGCAGATCCCGGTAGATTTCTGCAATCACGCGGTGATTGTCGGTTACGGCCGGGTTGGCAGCCTGATTGGTCAGAAGCTTCTTGAGGCTAATGTTCCGCTGGTCGTGGTTGAAAACTCCCGCACGCGGGTTGAAGCGCTGCGCGAACAGGGCATCAAAGCGGTGCTGGGGAATGCGGCCCGTGCGGACACCATGGAACTGGCACGACTCGACTGCGCCCGCTGGCTGTTACTGACCATCCCGAATGGCTATGAAGCGGGTGAAGTGGTGACGGCGGCGCGTGAAAAACACAAGAACATCGAGATTATCGCCCGCGCCCACTATGACGATGAAGTGGAGTACATCATGGAGCGGGGTGCCACCCGCGTCGTGATGGGTGAGCGTGAGATTGCCAGCAGTATGCTGCAAATCCTGCAGGATGAGATGACGCAGGGCGAGGATTTACAGCCCTGCGATGTCGTGCGCTGA
- a CDS encoding inosine/guanosine kinase produces MKFPGKRKSKHYFPVSARDPLLQPAQHDVDAGSWVVGIDQTLVDIEAKVDDDFLARYGLSAGHSLVIDNAVAEALYNELMRDALITHQFAGGTIGNTLHNFSVLADDRSVLLGVMCNNIQIGGYAYRYLCNTSSRVDLNYLQGVDGAIGRCFTLIGEHGERTFAISPGQMNQLHPDNVPEEVIAGASALVLTSYLVRCAEGEPMPQATLRAIEYAKRHNVPVVLTLGTKHVIGDNPQFWRDFLREHVSIVAMNEEEALALTGESDPLLASNMALDWVDLVLCTAGPIGLYMAGYTEDEFKRKTNHPLLPGAIAEFNQYEFSRVMRQQDCQQPLRIFSHIAPYMGGPEKIMNTNGAGDGALAALLHDITANNYHSLNVPNSSKHARPYLTYSSLAQVCKYANRVSYQVLNQHSPRLTRGLPEREDSLEESYWDR; encoded by the coding sequence ATGAAATTTCCCGGCAAACGCAAATCCAAACACTACTTCCCTGTCAGCGCACGCGATCCCCTGTTACAACCCGCTCAACACGATGTTGATGCAGGCAGCTGGGTGGTGGGTATCGACCAGACGCTGGTGGATATCGAAGCCAAAGTCGATGATGACTTTCTCGCCCGTTACGGCCTGAGTGCCGGGCACTCGCTGGTTATCGATAATGCCGTCGCGGAAGCGTTGTACAACGAGCTGATGCGCGATGCGCTGATCACCCATCAGTTTGCCGGTGGCACCATCGGGAATACGCTGCATAACTTCTCGGTGCTGGCCGATGACCGCTCCGTGCTGCTGGGCGTCATGTGTAACAACATTCAGATTGGCGGGTACGCCTATCGCTATCTCTGCAACACCTCAAGCCGGGTCGATCTCAACTATCTGCAGGGCGTCGATGGCGCCATTGGCCGCTGCTTTACGCTGATTGGCGAGCATGGCGAGCGAACCTTCGCTATCAGCCCCGGCCAGATGAACCAGCTGCATCCCGATAATGTGCCGGAAGAGGTGATTGCCGGCGCTTCTGCGCTGGTACTGACCTCCTATCTGGTGCGCTGCGCCGAAGGTGAACCGATGCCGCAGGCGACGTTACGGGCGATTGAATATGCCAAACGCCACAACGTGCCGGTGGTGCTGACGCTGGGCACCAAACATGTGATTGGCGACAATCCTCAGTTCTGGCGGGACTTCCTGCGCGAGCACGTCAGCATCGTGGCGATGAATGAAGAGGAAGCGCTGGCGCTGACCGGCGAATCCGATCCGCTGCTTGCTTCCAATATGGCGCTGGACTGGGTGGATCTGGTGCTCTGCACCGCTGGCCCGATTGGGCTTTATATGGCGGGTTACACCGAAGACGAGTTCAAACGCAAAACCAACCATCCGCTGCTGCCTGGCGCGATTGCCGAGTTCAACCAGTATGAGTTCAGCCGCGTGATGCGCCAGCAGGATTGCCAGCAGCCGCTGCGTATCTTCTCGCACATCGCGCCTTATATGGGCGGGCCGGAAAAGATCATGAACACCAACGGAGCCGGAGACGGTGCGCTGGCGGCGTTACTGCATGACATTACCGCCAACAACTATCACAGCCTGAATGTGCCGAACTCCAGCAAACATGCGCGTCCGTATCTGACCTATTCGTCGCTGGCGCAGGTGTGTAAGTATGCCAACCGCGTCAGCTATCAGGTGCTGAATCAGCATTCGCCGCGTTTAACCCGTGGCCTGCCGGAAAGGGAAGACAGTCTGGAAGAGTCTTACTGGGATCGGTAA
- the hemH gene encoding ferrochelatase: MRQDKPGVLLVNLGTPDAPTTPAVKRYLKQFLSDPRVVDAPRWLWWPVLNAVILPFRSPRVSKLYASVWMEDGSPLMVYSMRQRDALAARVDMPVELGMSYGNPSLKSAVDKLMAQGVTRLIVLPLYPQFSCSTVAAVWDGLTAVFKDYRSLPDVQFIRDYAEHPAYIAALKATVERSFERHGQPDLLVLSFHGIPQRFANQGDDYPQRCADTTAALVKALGLRDDQYMMTFQSRFGREPWLMPYTDKTMESLPAKGIKHVQVMSPGFSSDCLETLEEISGENCEIFLHAGGEKFEYIPALNADEAHIDMMVQLVDARR; the protein is encoded by the coding sequence ATGAGGCAAGATAAGCCTGGCGTGTTATTGGTCAATTTAGGTACGCCAGACGCTCCAACCACACCTGCTGTTAAACGCTATCTGAAACAGTTTTTAAGCGATCCGCGCGTGGTCGATGCGCCGCGCTGGCTCTGGTGGCCGGTTCTCAATGCCGTCATTCTGCCGTTTCGTTCGCCGCGCGTCTCTAAGCTCTATGCATCCGTCTGGATGGAAGACGGCTCACCGCTGATGGTTTACAGCATGCGTCAGCGCGATGCCCTGGCGGCACGGGTTGATATGCCGGTCGAGCTGGGTATGAGCTACGGCAATCCGAGCCTGAAAAGCGCAGTCGATAAGCTGATGGCGCAGGGCGTGACCCGCCTGATTGTGCTGCCACTCTATCCGCAGTTCTCCTGCTCTACCGTGGCCGCGGTGTGGGATGGCCTGACCGCCGTCTTCAAAGATTACCGTTCGCTGCCTGATGTGCAGTTTATCCGTGATTATGCCGAACATCCGGCCTACATCGCCGCGCTGAAAGCGACGGTGGAGCGATCCTTTGAGCGGCACGGTCAGCCCGATCTGCTGGTGTTGTCGTTCCACGGCATTCCGCAGCGTTTTGCTAATCAAGGCGATGACTATCCGCAGCGCTGTGCGGATACCACGGCGGCCCTGGTCAAAGCGCTGGGTCTGCGTGACGATCAGTACATGATGACTTTCCAGTCGCGTTTTGGTCGTGAGCCCTGGCTGATGCCTTACACCGACAAAACCATGGAAAGCCTGCCCGCCAAAGGGATCAAACATGTTCAGGTGATGAGTCCGGGCTTCTCGTCTGACTGCCTGGAGACGCTGGAGGAGATCAGTGGTGAAAACTGCGAAATCTTCCTGCATGCCGGTGGTGAGAAGTTTGAGTATATCCCTGCGCTGAACGCCGATGAGGCGCACATCGACATGATGGTGCAACTGGTCGACGCACGCCGTTAA
- the adk gene encoding adenylate kinase encodes MRIILLGAPGAGKGTQAQFIMEKYGIPQISTGDMLRAAVKAGSELGNQAKAIMDAGKLVTDGLVIALVKERITQEDCKNGFLLDGFPRTIPQADAMKEAGIKVDHVLEFAVPDELIVERIVGRRVHAPSGRVYHVTFNPPKVEGKDDLTGEELTTRKDDQEETVRKRLVEYHQMTAPLIAYYSKEAEAGNTAYHKIDGTRKVTEVSAELAKILG; translated from the coding sequence ATGCGTATTATTCTGCTCGGAGCTCCGGGCGCAGGTAAGGGGACTCAGGCCCAATTCATCATGGAGAAGTACGGCATTCCGCAAATCTCCACCGGCGACATGTTGCGTGCAGCAGTTAAAGCAGGCAGCGAGCTGGGCAACCAGGCGAAAGCCATCATGGATGCTGGCAAACTGGTGACCGATGGGCTGGTGATTGCGCTGGTTAAAGAGCGTATCACTCAGGAAGACTGCAAAAACGGTTTCCTGCTGGACGGTTTCCCGCGCACCATTCCTCAGGCAGATGCAATGAAAGAAGCCGGGATCAAAGTTGATCACGTGCTGGAGTTTGCCGTACCGGACGAACTGATCGTTGAACGTATCGTGGGCCGTCGCGTTCATGCGCCATCTGGCCGCGTTTATCACGTCACCTTTAATCCACCGAAAGTGGAAGGTAAAGATGATCTGACAGGCGAAGAGCTGACCACGCGTAAAGACGATCAGGAAGAGACCGTGCGTAAGCGCCTGGTGGAATACCATCAGATGACCGCGCCGTTAATTGCTTACTACAGCAAAGAAGCGGAAGCGGGCAACACCGCCTATCACAAAATCGACGGCACCCGTAAGGTGACCGAAGTGAGTGCCGAGCTGGCTAAGATCCTCGGCTAA
- a CDS encoding DUF6024 family protein, whose product MAHGPLSSETSAEARHRLRLALSRYYRLEQFDLFFAPSLHVAQVLLSQLFLRQEQARNQHRYASRYPVTELNNLPAVPLIAGSIMLVPHIELPNGRVRPLQDCQNQGVTEASESFASVLHQKLIDEAHLFVTRLDRHAEICSDLVLVALRTHDFSTLVRSELRLFEEGLTLTATQDALRRFADPEWRPYNAATVDALSLSAPLPLNSCHQPGLPFASFNVPASLIAALSDAEDVVKWPQQARLQLNANVRGSGKKSVNMTHHLSRRLQFLLSAGGKSEKAAGRPAGSGSGPKSE is encoded by the coding sequence ATGGCACACGGCCCTTTATCCTCTGAAACGTCAGCAGAGGCGCGCCATCGGTTACGCCTGGCGCTCTCACGTTATTACCGGCTGGAACAGTTCGATCTCTTCTTTGCGCCCTCACTCCATGTGGCGCAGGTCCTTCTTTCTCAGCTGTTTCTGCGGCAGGAGCAGGCGCGCAATCAGCATCGTTATGCCTCACGCTATCCGGTCACCGAACTCAACAACCTGCCAGCGGTTCCGTTGATCGCGGGCAGCATCATGCTGGTCCCGCATATTGAATTGCCGAATGGCCGGGTACGTCCGTTGCAGGATTGCCAGAATCAGGGTGTGACAGAGGCGAGCGAGAGTTTCGCCAGCGTGCTGCATCAGAAACTGATCGACGAAGCGCATCTGTTTGTCACCCGACTGGATCGCCATGCTGAGATCTGCAGCGATCTGGTGCTGGTGGCGTTGCGGACACATGACTTCAGTACGCTGGTGCGCAGCGAACTGCGGCTGTTTGAAGAGGGACTGACCCTGACCGCCACGCAGGATGCACTGCGCCGCTTCGCCGATCCTGAGTGGCGACCGTACAACGCCGCCACCGTCGATGCGCTTTCCCTGTCAGCGCCGCTGCCGCTGAACTCCTGCCATCAGCCCGGTTTGCCGTTCGCCAGTTTTAACGTTCCGGCCTCGCTGATCGCTGCGCTATCAGATGCGGAAGATGTGGTGAAATGGCCGCAGCAGGCACGTCTGCAACTGAATGCTAACGTGCGCGGCAGCGGCAAAAAAAGTGTGAATATGACGCATCATCTTAGCCGGCGACTGCAATTCCTGCTCAGCGCAGGCGGTAAATCTGAAAAAGCGGCAGGCAGACCCGCCGGGTCGGGCTCAGGGCCAAAAAGCGAGTAA
- a CDS encoding LysR substrate-binding domain-containing protein — translation MNGLPPLRSLHYFHQAALHSSFSVAAEHLHVTHSAISHQIRQLESWMGKPLFVRSNGRVKLTAHGDRLLLSCQQAFGELRSSCEYIRSGLLQQIRISCPPSFLSQWLIPRIASFYQRYPEIEVHFLPLAPISQLYSEHIDVLILSHGDPPEPDIDATLVSQDEIGPLCAPHLASQLRVGEDLAKMTLLHADTRLHAWSEWAAKTSFSGRFNGGKHFETLTLAIQAARSGLGVLMAPRLLVRKELEDGTLLAPLGFVRVERATWMMTKQSRRHDTEISVFRDWLRDAAQP, via the coding sequence ATGAACGGACTGCCGCCACTACGATCGCTGCACTATTTTCACCAGGCAGCCCTGCACAGCAGCTTTAGTGTTGCGGCTGAACATCTGCATGTCACCCACAGCGCCATCAGCCACCAGATCCGTCAGCTGGAGAGCTGGATGGGCAAACCGCTGTTTGTCCGCAGCAATGGCCGCGTGAAGCTCACCGCACACGGCGATCGTCTGCTGCTGAGCTGTCAGCAGGCATTCGGTGAGTTACGCAGCAGCTGCGAGTACATTCGCAGCGGTCTGCTTCAGCAGATCCGGATTTCCTGTCCCCCCAGTTTTTTATCGCAATGGCTGATACCCCGCATTGCCAGCTTTTATCAGCGCTATCCGGAGATTGAGGTTCACTTTCTGCCGCTGGCTCCAATCTCGCAACTGTACAGCGAACATATCGATGTGCTGATCCTCAGTCATGGCGATCCCCCTGAACCCGATATCGACGCGACGCTGGTCAGCCAGGATGAGATTGGACCGCTCTGCGCGCCGCATTTAGCCTCGCAGTTACGTGTCGGTGAGGATCTGGCAAAGATGACCCTGCTGCATGCGGATACCCGGCTGCACGCCTGGTCAGAGTGGGCGGCAAAAACCAGCTTCAGCGGTCGATTTAATGGCGGTAAGCATTTTGAGACGCTGACGCTGGCCATTCAGGCTGCGCGAAGCGGTCTTGGCGTCCTGATGGCACCGCGTTTGCTGGTTCGCAAAGAGCTGGAGGATGGCACGCTGCTTGCGCCGCTGGGTTTTGTCCGCGTCGAGCGGGCGACCTGGATGATGACGAAGCAGAGCCGTCGTCACGATACGGAGATCAGTGTGTTTCGTGACTGGCTGCGGGATGCCGCACAGCCATAA
- the htpG gene encoding molecular chaperone HtpG, whose product MTMKGQETRGFQSEVKQLLHLMIHSLYSNKEIFLRELISNASDAADKLRFRALSDSSLYEGDGELRVRLSVDKDNRTLTLSDNGIGMRRNEVIENLGTIAKSGTKSFLESLGSDQAKDSQLIGQFGVGFYSAFIVADKVTVRTRAAGASADEGVFWESAGEGEYTLAEIEKADRGTEITLHLREGEDEFLDAWRVRSIISKYSDHIALPVEIESKDEEGEGTHWEKINKAQALWTRNKSEISDDEYNEFYKHIAHDYTDPVAWSHNRVEGKQEYTSLLYIPARAPFDMWNRDQKHGLKLYVQRVFIMDDAEQFMPNYLRFVRGLIDSSDLPLNVSREILQDSRVTQSLRAALTKRTLQMLERLAKEDNEKYQTFWNEFGLVLKEGPAEDNANQETIAKLLRFATTQSEGSAQTISLEDYVSRMVEGQEKIYYITADSYAAAKSSPHLELFRKKGIEVLLLSDRIDEWMMSYLTEFDGKTFQSVSKADESLSKLADEETEEQKEAEKALEPFVERVKNLLGERVKEVRLTHRLTDTPAIVTTDANEMTTQMAKLFAAAGQDVPEVKYLFEINPDHPLVKRVADTQDEARFGEWIELLLDQALLAERGTLDDPNLFIRRMNQLLTA is encoded by the coding sequence ATGACCATGAAAGGACAAGAGACCCGTGGCTTTCAGTCGGAAGTAAAACAACTTCTGCACCTGATGATCCATTCTCTCTATTCAAACAAAGAAATTTTCCTGCGTGAGCTGATCTCTAACGCCTCGGATGCGGCAGATAAACTGCGCTTCCGCGCCCTGTCAGATTCCAGCCTGTATGAAGGTGATGGCGAGCTGCGCGTTCGTCTCTCTGTTGATAAGGACAACCGTACCCTTACGCTCAGCGATAACGGTATCGGTATGCGTCGCAATGAGGTCATTGAGAACCTCGGGACTATCGCCAAATCAGGCACCAAATCTTTCCTGGAATCCCTCGGCTCCGATCAGGCTAAAGACAGCCAGCTGATCGGTCAGTTCGGTGTCGGTTTCTACTCGGCGTTTATCGTGGCGGACAAAGTCACTGTGCGCACCCGTGCTGCTGGCGCATCAGCCGATGAAGGCGTGTTCTGGGAATCTGCGGGCGAGGGCGAATATACCCTGGCGGAGATCGAGAAAGCCGATCGCGGTACTGAGATCACCCTGCATCTGCGCGAAGGCGAAGATGAGTTCCTGGACGCATGGCGCGTTCGCAGCATCATCAGCAAATATTCCGATCACATCGCGCTGCCGGTTGAGATCGAGAGCAAAGATGAAGAGGGCGAGGGAACGCACTGGGAGAAAATCAACAAAGCCCAGGCGCTGTGGACCCGCAACAAATCTGAAATCAGCGACGACGAGTACAACGAGTTCTATAAGCATATCGCCCATGACTACACCGATCCGGTCGCCTGGAGCCATAATCGGGTAGAAGGGAAGCAGGAGTACACCAGCCTGCTCTACATTCCGGCGCGTGCGCCATTCGATATGTGGAACCGCGATCAGAAGCATGGCCTGAAACTCTACGTGCAGCGCGTCTTTATCATGGACGACGCCGAGCAGTTTATGCCGAACTACCTGCGCTTTGTGCGTGGTCTGATTGACTCCAGTGATCTGCCGCTGAACGTCTCTCGTGAGATCCTGCAGGATAGCCGCGTGACCCAGAGCCTGCGTGCTGCGCTGACTAAGCGTACCCTGCAGATGCTGGAAAGACTGGCGAAAGAAGACAACGAGAAATACCAGACCTTCTGGAATGAGTTCGGTCTGGTGCTGAAAGAAGGTCCGGCGGAAGATAACGCCAACCAGGAAACGATCGCTAAGCTGCTGCGCTTCGCCACCACTCAGAGCGAAGGTTCAGCACAGACCATTTCGCTGGAAGACTACGTCAGCCGCATGGTGGAAGGTCAGGAGAAGATTTACTACATCACTGCTGACAGCTATGCCGCTGCGAAGAGCAGCCCGCATCTGGAGCTGTTCCGCAAGAAAGGCATTGAGGTGCTGCTGCTCTCCGATCGCATCGACGAATGGATGATGAGCTACCTCACTGAGTTCGACGGTAAGACCTTCCAGTCGGTCAGCAAAGCGGATGAGTCGCTGAGCAAGCTGGCGGATGAAGAGACCGAAGAGCAGAAAGAGGCGGAAAAAGCGCTGGAGCCGTTTGTTGAGCGTGTGAAAAATCTGCTGGGCGAACGCGTGAAAGAGGTGCGTCTGACGCATCGTCTGACCGACACGCCAGCGATTGTGACTACCGATGCCAATGAGATGACCACGCAGATGGCGAAGCTGTTTGCGGCGGCCGGACAGGACGTGCCGGAAGTGAAGTACCTGTTTGAAATCAACCCGGATCACCCGCTGGTGAAACGTGTTGCGGATACGCAGGATGAAGCACGCTTCGGTGAGTGGATTGAGCTGCTGCTGGATCAGGCGTTGCTGGCCGAGCGCGGTACGCTGGACGATCCTAACCTGTTTATCCGTCGCATGAACCAGCTGCTGACAGCATAA
- the recR gene encoding recombination mediator RecR, whose amino-acid sequence MQTSPLLESLMESLRCLPGVGPKSAQRMAFQLLQRDRSGGMRLAQALTRAMSEIGHCADCRTFTEQEICTICANPRRQQNGQICVVESPADIHAIEQTGQFGGRYFVLMGHLSPLDGIGPADIGLDRLEQRLESETLQEVILATNPTVEGEATANYIAELCGQYGVDASRIAHGVPVGGELEMVDGTTLSHSLAGRQKFKF is encoded by the coding sequence ATGCAAACCAGTCCACTGCTTGAATCATTGATGGAGTCGCTGCGCTGCCTGCCTGGCGTTGGGCCGAAGTCGGCACAGCGTATGGCTTTTCAGCTGCTGCAGCGCGATCGCAGCGGTGGCATGCGGCTGGCACAGGCGCTGACCCGGGCGATGTCGGAGATCGGACACTGTGCCGATTGCCGGACCTTCACCGAGCAGGAAATTTGCACCATCTGCGCCAATCCACGGCGTCAGCAGAATGGTCAGATTTGCGTGGTGGAAAGCCCGGCAGATATCCACGCCATCGAGCAAACCGGCCAGTTTGGCGGTCGCTACTTTGTGCTGATGGGACATCTCTCGCCGCTCGACGGCATCGGTCCGGCTGATATCGGTCTGGATCGTCTGGAGCAGCGTCTGGAGAGTGAAACCCTTCAGGAAGTGATCCTCGCGACCAACCCGACGGTGGAAGGCGAGGCGACCGCGAACTACATTGCTGAGCTCTGTGGTCAGTATGGCGTCGATGCCAGCCGTATCGCTCACGGCGTGCCGGTCGGCGGAGAGCTGGAGATGGTGGATGGCACCACGCTGTCCCATTCCCTGGCGGGCCGCCAGAAGTTTAAATTTTAA
- a CDS encoding YbaB/EbfC family nucleoid-associated protein, producing MFGGKGGLGNLMKQAQQMQDKMAKVQEEIAAIEVTGESGAGLVKVTINGAHNCRRVEVDPSLLEDDKDMLEDLIAAAFNDAARRIDETQKEKMASVSSGMQLPPGFKMPF from the coding sequence ATGTTTGGTGGTAAAGGCGGATTGGGCAACCTGATGAAACAGGCCCAGCAGATGCAGGACAAAATGGCCAAGGTTCAGGAAGAGATTGCCGCGATTGAAGTGACCGGTGAATCGGGTGCTGGCCTGGTAAAAGTCACCATTAACGGCGCGCACAACTGCCGTCGCGTGGAAGTCGATCCCAGCCTGCTGGAAGATGACAAAGATATGCTGGAAGATCTGATTGCAGCGGCGTTCAACGATGCGGCACGTCGCATTGATGAAACCCAGAAAGAGAAGATGGCGTCTGTCTCCTCAGGCATGCAGCTGCCACCAGGCTTTAAGATGCCGTTCTGA